A single genomic interval of Anser cygnoides isolate HZ-2024a breed goose chromosome 7, Taihu_goose_T2T_genome, whole genome shotgun sequence harbors:
- the IKZF5 gene encoding zinc finger protein Pegasus isoform X1 has product MGEKKPEPLDFVKDFQEYLTQQTHHVNMISGSVSGDKEAETLQGAGTEGDQNGLDHPSVEVSLDENSGMLVDGFERTFDGKLKCRYCNYASKGTARLIEHIRIHTGQGHPRPDCGFAQKHGEEAWQRAKTWIAWTMKAQSEKPHRCHLCPFASAYERHLEAHMRSHTGEKPYKCELCSFRCSDRSNLSHHRRRKHKMVPIKGTRSSLSSKKMWGVLQKKTSNLGYSRRALINLSPPSMVVQKPDYLNDFTHEIPNIQTEAYESMTKPSQSSGLPRDPQDLMVDNPLNQLSTLAGQLSSLPPENQNPASPDVVSCQDEKPFMIQQPTAPAVVSAVSASIPQSSSPTSPDPRPAHNQRNYSPVAGPSSDRSAHTSTPSISNSQPSTPAPTLPVQDPQLLHHCQHCDMYFADNILYTIHMGCHGFENPFQCNICGCKCKNKYDFACHFARGQHNQH; this is encoded by the exons ATGTAAATATGATTTCTGGATCAGTTAGTGGAGACAAGGAAGCAGAGACTCTTCAGGGAG CTGGGACCGAAGGTGATCAGAATGGTCTGGATCATCCTTCTGTTGAAGTTTCACTGGATGAAAACTCAGGAATGTTAGTGGATGGGTTTGAAAGGACATTTGATGGAAAATTAAAGTGTCGATACTGCAACTATGCCAGCAAAGGAACAGCACGGCTCATAGAGCATATCAGAATTCATACAG GACAAGGACATCCAAGACCTGATTGTGGTTTTGCTCAGAAGCATGGTGAGGAAGCATGGCAAAGGGCTAAGACATGGATTGCATGGACTATGAAAGCTCAGA gtGAGAAGCCACACAGATGCCACTTGTGTCCCTTTGCATCAGCTTATGAACGCCATCTGGAAGCACACATGCGATCACATACCGGTGAAAAACCGTACAAGTGTGAGTTGTGTTCCTTCCGCTGCAGTGACAGAAGCAACTTATCTCACCACCGGAGGCGCAAACATAAAATGGTGCCTATCAAGGGTACAAGGTCTTCCCTAAGCAGCAAGAAAATGTGGGGGGTTTTGCAGAAGAAGACCAGCAACTTGGGGTACAGCAGAAGAGCATTAATTAATTTGAGCCCACCTTCCATGGTGGTTCAGAAACCAGACTACCTTAACGATTTTACTCATGAAATCCCAAATATCCAGACTGAAGCATATGAGAGCATGACAAAACCATCCCAGAGCAGCGGGTTGCCAAGAGATCCACAAGACCTTATGGTAGATAATCCTTTAAACCAGCTATCTACGCTAGCCGGACAGTTATCTAGCTTGCCGCCTGAAAACCAAAATCCAGCCTCTCCTGATGTTGTTTCCTGTCAAGATGAAAAGCCTTTCATGATACAGCAGCCTACTGCACCTGCAGTCGTTTCGGCTGTGTCAGCAAGTATTCCTCAAAGTTCATCTCCAACCAGCCCAGACCCCCGGCCCGCACACAATCAGAGGAACTACAGCCCGGTGGCAGGGCCGAGCAGCGACCGCAGTGCCCACACCAGTACTCCCAGCATAAGCAACAGCCAACCAAGTACTCCAGCTCCCACCCTGCCGGTTCAGGACCCTCAGCTTCTGCATCACTGCCAGCACTGTGACATGTACTTTGCGGACAATATCCTTTATACTATTCACATGGGATGTCATGGATTTGAAAATCCTTTTCAGTGCAACATATGCGGGTGCAAGTGTAAAAATAAGTATGACTTTGCTTGCCATTTTGCAAGAGGACAACATAATCAACATTGA
- the IKZF5 gene encoding zinc finger protein Pegasus isoform X2 → MGEKKPEPLDFVKDFQEYLTQQTHHVNMISGSVSGDKEAETLQGAGTEGDQNGLDHPSVEVSLDENSGMLVDGFERTFDGKLKCRYCNYASKGTARLIEHIRIHTGEKPHRCHLCPFASAYERHLEAHMRSHTGEKPYKCELCSFRCSDRSNLSHHRRRKHKMVPIKGTRSSLSSKKMWGVLQKKTSNLGYSRRALINLSPPSMVVQKPDYLNDFTHEIPNIQTEAYESMTKPSQSSGLPRDPQDLMVDNPLNQLSTLAGQLSSLPPENQNPASPDVVSCQDEKPFMIQQPTAPAVVSAVSASIPQSSSPTSPDPRPAHNQRNYSPVAGPSSDRSAHTSTPSISNSQPSTPAPTLPVQDPQLLHHCQHCDMYFADNILYTIHMGCHGFENPFQCNICGCKCKNKYDFACHFARGQHNQH, encoded by the exons ATGTAAATATGATTTCTGGATCAGTTAGTGGAGACAAGGAAGCAGAGACTCTTCAGGGAG CTGGGACCGAAGGTGATCAGAATGGTCTGGATCATCCTTCTGTTGAAGTTTCACTGGATGAAAACTCAGGAATGTTAGTGGATGGGTTTGAAAGGACATTTGATGGAAAATTAAAGTGTCGATACTGCAACTATGCCAGCAAAGGAACAGCACGGCTCATAGAGCATATCAGAATTCATACAG gtGAGAAGCCACACAGATGCCACTTGTGTCCCTTTGCATCAGCTTATGAACGCCATCTGGAAGCACACATGCGATCACATACCGGTGAAAAACCGTACAAGTGTGAGTTGTGTTCCTTCCGCTGCAGTGACAGAAGCAACTTATCTCACCACCGGAGGCGCAAACATAAAATGGTGCCTATCAAGGGTACAAGGTCTTCCCTAAGCAGCAAGAAAATGTGGGGGGTTTTGCAGAAGAAGACCAGCAACTTGGGGTACAGCAGAAGAGCATTAATTAATTTGAGCCCACCTTCCATGGTGGTTCAGAAACCAGACTACCTTAACGATTTTACTCATGAAATCCCAAATATCCAGACTGAAGCATATGAGAGCATGACAAAACCATCCCAGAGCAGCGGGTTGCCAAGAGATCCACAAGACCTTATGGTAGATAATCCTTTAAACCAGCTATCTACGCTAGCCGGACAGTTATCTAGCTTGCCGCCTGAAAACCAAAATCCAGCCTCTCCTGATGTTGTTTCCTGTCAAGATGAAAAGCCTTTCATGATACAGCAGCCTACTGCACCTGCAGTCGTTTCGGCTGTGTCAGCAAGTATTCCTCAAAGTTCATCTCCAACCAGCCCAGACCCCCGGCCCGCACACAATCAGAGGAACTACAGCCCGGTGGCAGGGCCGAGCAGCGACCGCAGTGCCCACACCAGTACTCCCAGCATAAGCAACAGCCAACCAAGTACTCCAGCTCCCACCCTGCCGGTTCAGGACCCTCAGCTTCTGCATCACTGCCAGCACTGTGACATGTACTTTGCGGACAATATCCTTTATACTATTCACATGGGATGTCATGGATTTGAAAATCCTTTTCAGTGCAACATATGCGGGTGCAAGTGTAAAAATAAGTATGACTTTGCTTGCCATTTTGCAAGAGGACAACATAATCAACATTGA
- the IKZF5 gene encoding zinc finger protein Pegasus isoform X3, which yields MGEKKPEPLDFVKDFQEYLTQQTHHVNMISGSVSGDKEAETLQGGEKPHRCHLCPFASAYERHLEAHMRSHTGEKPYKCELCSFRCSDRSNLSHHRRRKHKMVPIKGTRSSLSSKKMWGVLQKKTSNLGYSRRALINLSPPSMVVQKPDYLNDFTHEIPNIQTEAYESMTKPSQSSGLPRDPQDLMVDNPLNQLSTLAGQLSSLPPENQNPASPDVVSCQDEKPFMIQQPTAPAVVSAVSASIPQSSSPTSPDPRPAHNQRNYSPVAGPSSDRSAHTSTPSISNSQPSTPAPTLPVQDPQLLHHCQHCDMYFADNILYTIHMGCHGFENPFQCNICGCKCKNKYDFACHFARGQHNQH from the exons ATGTAAATATGATTTCTGGATCAGTTAGTGGAGACAAGGAAGCAGAGACTCTTCAGGGAG gtGAGAAGCCACACAGATGCCACTTGTGTCCCTTTGCATCAGCTTATGAACGCCATCTGGAAGCACACATGCGATCACATACCGGTGAAAAACCGTACAAGTGTGAGTTGTGTTCCTTCCGCTGCAGTGACAGAAGCAACTTATCTCACCACCGGAGGCGCAAACATAAAATGGTGCCTATCAAGGGTACAAGGTCTTCCCTAAGCAGCAAGAAAATGTGGGGGGTTTTGCAGAAGAAGACCAGCAACTTGGGGTACAGCAGAAGAGCATTAATTAATTTGAGCCCACCTTCCATGGTGGTTCAGAAACCAGACTACCTTAACGATTTTACTCATGAAATCCCAAATATCCAGACTGAAGCATATGAGAGCATGACAAAACCATCCCAGAGCAGCGGGTTGCCAAGAGATCCACAAGACCTTATGGTAGATAATCCTTTAAACCAGCTATCTACGCTAGCCGGACAGTTATCTAGCTTGCCGCCTGAAAACCAAAATCCAGCCTCTCCTGATGTTGTTTCCTGTCAAGATGAAAAGCCTTTCATGATACAGCAGCCTACTGCACCTGCAGTCGTTTCGGCTGTGTCAGCAAGTATTCCTCAAAGTTCATCTCCAACCAGCCCAGACCCCCGGCCCGCACACAATCAGAGGAACTACAGCCCGGTGGCAGGGCCGAGCAGCGACCGCAGTGCCCACACCAGTACTCCCAGCATAAGCAACAGCCAACCAAGTACTCCAGCTCCCACCCTGCCGGTTCAGGACCCTCAGCTTCTGCATCACTGCCAGCACTGTGACATGTACTTTGCGGACAATATCCTTTATACTATTCACATGGGATGTCATGGATTTGAAAATCCTTTTCAGTGCAACATATGCGGGTGCAAGTGTAAAAATAAGTATGACTTTGCTTGCCATTTTGCAAGAGGACAACATAATCAACATTGA